From the genome of Pirellulales bacterium:
CGAGGATTCAGGCCGACTCGAAGTTGAATGGATCGATGGCCAATGGTCGCAGCTGCAGAGCGCGCTACGCACGTTGGGCACGCCGATGCCGGGAAGCGACGAGTGATTGAACGCAGTCGGCTGGTCTATGCGTCGGCGGCGGCGCTCGTTGTCGGGACGGGGCTGCTGTGGCGATCGAGCCTGCTTCCGCTACCGGGTTTTCTCGCCAAATACGGCGGGGACTCGCTGTGGGCTCTGGCCGTGTTTGTTGGTTTTGGATTGGTTTTTCGCAGTGCTTCTACCGTGCGCGTTGCAATAGTCGCTCTTGGCGCGGCTTGGTCAGTCGAGTTTTTGCAGCTTTATCACGCTCCCTGGATCGATGGAATTCGCGCGACTCGTCTGGGCCACTTGGCACTCGGTTCTTCGTTCAATAGCCCAGATTTGATCGCCTATGTGTTAGGCATCGCGGTCGGAGCGTGCGAGGAGTACATCTGGCACTATGAGCGCGAAAAAGACGGAAGCGATCCGTGCTAGTAAGCGTCAGAGGCTAACGTTTTCGTCAACGAAGGCGAAGGCCGGCTAACGTGGCAGCGCGACGTTGTGATAGATGTCCTGCACGTCGTCGCAGTCGTTCAACATCTCGAGGAACTTTTCGAACAGCGGTAGGTCTTCGTCACTTAGCGTCTTGCTGGTCTGCGGGAGAAAAGTGATTTCCTGGAATTCCAATTCGACATCGGGAAAGGCGTTGAGGACGGCCATCTTGGTTTTGAAGAACTCGGCAGGAGGGGCAAAGATCGTTATGAAGCCGTCTTTATTTTCAACTTCTTCGACCGCAACATCCGCATTGAACATGGCCTCGAGCACCTGGTCTTCGCTGGCACCCTTGAAGGAAAGAACGGCCAGGTGATCGAACGACAGCACGACCGAGCCGTTGGCTGCCAACTTGGAGCCGGTTTTGGTAAAGCAACTGCGGACCTCGGAAATCGTTCGTTGATTGTTGTCGGTCAAACAATCGACGATTACCAGGGCGCCCCCAGGACCAAATCCCTCGTATCGCGCCGACTGGAAGTTCTCACCTCCCGCGCCGCTCGCTTTCTGGATCGCCTTTTCAATCACATGGCTGGGAACCTGTTCACGCTTGGCCTTTTCCACCATGCTGCGCAGAGAGGGATTGACGTCCGGGTTGGGCACACCATTCTTGGCCGCCATGTACAACTGCTTGCCATACTTGGCGTAGAGCTTCGATTTTTGAGCAGCGGTCTTGAAGATCGACTCTTTGCGCTT
Proteins encoded in this window:
- a CDS encoding DUF2809 domain-containing protein, producing the protein MIERSRLVYASAAALVVGTGLLWRSSLLPLPGFLAKYGGDSLWALAVFVGFGLVFRSASTVRVAIVALGAAWSVEFLQLYHAPWIDGIRATRLGHLALGSSFNSPDLIAYVLGIAVGACEEYIWHYEREKDGSDPC
- a CDS encoding YebC/PmpR family DNA-binding transcriptional regulator, which gives rise to MGRIFEKRKESIFKTAAQKSKLYAKYGKQLYMAAKNGVPNPDVNPSLRSMVEKAKREQVPSHVIEKAIQKASGAGGENFQSARYEGFGPGGALVIVDCLTDNNQRTISEVRSCFTKTGSKLAANGSVVLSFDHLAVLSFKGASEDQVLEAMFNADVAVEEVENKDGFITIFAPPAEFFKTKMAVLNAFPDVELEFQEITFLPQTSKTLSDEDLPLFEKFLEMLNDCDDVQDIYHNVALPR